A region of the Drosophila subpulchrella strain 33 F10 #4 breed RU33 chromosome 3L, RU_Dsub_v1.1 Primary Assembly, whole genome shotgun sequence genome:
ACGCTGCGGATCAAACAGAACACGAAGCACATATCGAATGTGGCATATCACGGCGATCTGGAGAAGAAGGCGGCCATGGAGAAGCAGCGAGGATCCGCCGAGGTTTCCGACAGCAGCAGTGAGTAGCCGCATTGCATTCGACCTCTATCTCTATCTAGTTCCATCTCTGAGACCCCCTCTATAACTACAACCTCTCTATGCTTTCCTCCTCATACTCACTGGTATCAAAGCTTTATTGTTTGTGACCGCTCGTTTGTTTAATAATGGTTAGTTGGTGGTGGGCCGGGCTTACTGTTTGAATTAATTTATTCGATTTTCAATTGACTTAATGTGTTCATAATAGTCTATTGACGTCATTCATTCATGCATGCATTCAaatggtttaaaaaaaaattaaaaagaatgttTACAGAGCAGACATTTAAAGTGTTTACTTAATTGATTTTGAATTAAGtaggaatttaattaatttaaaataaataaatttagtcAAAATGGCAAAGTTTTGAGTAAAGTTATTAAGAACTTGTAGATGACTTTAGATACAGTGCCTATCGTAGCTTATTccttttactttactttcACTGTACTTCCACTTTGTAAATATGCATATGTCTGTGTTTGCATATCTGCACACTATTTATCTATAATGTATCTATTTCCATCATCTCCGTCACATCTGTCACatattgtaattaatattGATTATAATGCCGTTTTTTTATGGTTTGTTttctttacttttattttttgttgcggACCTTGTTTATCATTTGTTGGCATATATCCCCCACATCATCAACAACtgcaacaataaaatcaacaacatAATTTGTGTGCTTTCTGAACTACCGTTAACCTAACGAAACAAACAACACGAACAACACACTCCACACACAAATTCACactaacaacaaaaacaacaattgTGGACAATGTTGTAACTAATCAAATGTCacctacaaaaaaaaacccaaaaaatcgaaTAACTCGAAAAAGATGAATCGGAATACTTCTCTGAGCAATTGGCAGCTGAACAATTCTCGCAATATGCACCCACAGCCTCACCCATACCGCCAGCAGTGACAACACTAcaccagcaacatcagcagcagcagcagcagctgcaacagcagcagcagcaataccagcaacatcagcagcaactgcaacagcagcagcaacaccaacactatctgcaacagcagcaacagaccCTGCCACCGCCACCCATACAACATCAACAATACAACACAGCGGCCATAACGCCCACATACCAACAACTCCAACAAcaccagcaacaccagcaacaacagcagcagcagcagcaacagcgagcacagcagcaactgcaCGATCCCTATGCACACTACCAGCAACCGCAGGCACTgcgccagcagcaacagcagcagctgctgcaACAGCAAGCCATTAAACAAGCCTCACATCTGTATCCCACAGCAACatcccagcagcagcagcagcatcagcaacagcaacagatgccGCCACCTCAATCGAATCCGGCGAATCCGCAACAGCAGGCTCTCAACAGCTACAATGAGATGCGTTCGGCCATACTCCAGAATTCCCATCATCCCAGCGGCAATTCCGTGGATCAGTACGaccagccgcagcagcagcagcagcaacaacatcagcagcaCAACAGCAACCCCACACTGGTGGCTGCCCcacagcagcaccagcagcaacagcaatcgCATCACAGCCTGCTGAACAACAATCCCAGCAACGGCGGCATTTCGCACAGCAACcacagcaacatcaacaataATGGACATGGCTCCCAAAGCCAAATGTTGCCGCCACAAATGAGACGCTCGGCGGCCAGTGTCGCCTACGATGGCAACaacaagcagcagcagcagcaacaggtgGCACCAGGAGCAGCCGGACCAGGAGTTGCACCAAATCACCTGCAGCAGTTGTACGCCTCGCCCAATTATGCCGCTGTCACACCTTCGGAGAACTCAATAAACGTTAAGCAGCACGCCAGCAATGGCCATGTGCCaaaccaacagcagcagcagcaacatgtgGCCGGCGGCAGCAATATCGGGAAGATAGCGGACTACGATCCGCTGACGGATGGGCCAAGGGTGGTGCCCAATGCGGGCAGGTCCAGCACCACTTTGGTCTACAGCTCCGAGCCGCGGGGCATTCAAGGTGGTAAGTTTGCGGGGCCAGGCTAGCTGGTAGTTCGATGTAGTGCGCTCAGCTCGATGTTTCACACTCATCTTGTCCTTGTCCTGAGCTTGAAATCATGTGTGGCAATGCAAAACTAATCCGTCTATTTGTATTCCCTCCAAACAGGCAACAGTGTGTATCCCAAGCGGATTGGTTCCGTTTCTGATATCGATCCGGCCAATGGCATCTATGGTTCGATGAGCGCCGCCGAGCAggcccagcagcaacagaagCACCAGCAGTACTACCAACAGGTGCAGATGATGCAGCAGCAGGAACAcccgccgcagcagcagcagatgcgCCAGCAGCCCTCCTACTCCTCCCTGCAGGAGAAGCAGTCGCGGCAAAGCACTGCACTGGTGAGTAAAGCTACTCCAAAGGCAATCTTTCTCTTAATAATTCCCAATTCGTAAATCCTTTTCCAGCGCGTCTATCGGGCCATCTACGACTACGAGGCGCAGGACGTCGACGAGGTCAGCTTCCGCGAGGGCGACGTCATCTTCGAGGTGGAGTCCATCGATTCCGGCTGGATGACCGGGCGGGTGGAGCGCACCGGCAAGACCGGCATGCTGCCCGCCAACTATGTGGAGCAGGCGGTTATATAATAGGGAATGTTCTACTACTGCTGCTGTCGCCAGCAGTTTGTGGTGATCCTCGTCTGCCTGCTCTACATCCTGCTCGTGCTCGCCTTCTTTGTGAATGTCTTTATCGCGGATCGCAACATGCACGCGAATCTGATGATGAGGAACGGCCGGCACGGCCTTCATGGCGGAGGCGGTGGGGGAGTCGGTGTTCCTCCGCCGGCGGGCATGCATCCGGGTCACCACAATCCGTACGACATGCATGGCTACAACCACTACAGCAACTACCATCCGCAAGTGGATcccaagcagcagcagcaggagatGGCCAAGAAGACGCCGCAGCAGCAGGCCGAGCAGGACATTTACTACTATTTCAATCACGTATTCAGGcggcgacgacgacgacgacgataATGTGGGGGTCACTCACCCCAAAAAACAACACCCCAAAATCTTTAAATCTTTAGTGCATTAACTTATATACATCCACTACATACATAGATATATAAATACTATATATAGCAAAGCAGCGGATTATATGTAAAAagggaaattaattttaaaattaatagtAATCCTAAATCCAACCAAGAACCAACAATCCGATATCCATCTTACTAAATAAACAAAGCCACAGCAGAGTTACGAGAAATCCAGAACAGAGTCGTATGTGTTTCAGCTATGAATCGGACGATATATGACGTTGTATCATATATCTGCCACGATTCCAATACGAAATTGATCGACCAAGCTAACCCAGCCAAGTATGCATTTATCTACAGCCCTTAAACGAATAAAATTTATACAGATATTTATTGAAGAATATACAAAAACGTTAATCAGCTAATCGTGCGCAGTAGCCAGCCTATCATATACAAATACGAATATCTATAGAAAACTCTTCTAGCTAAAATGCTTCAGCATACCAAGTTATGGATAGCCGGACTCCAAGGCAAAcgttttctaatttaattagAAACTCTCAAAATAATACTTACGGGGCAATAGCGGACCCAAAATTTCCCCCTCAAAGTTTTCTTAGGCTTTCTGAAAGCGTTTTGCATTAGCCTATCCAGATTCAGATCGATCTGAATCGGATTATTTATCCCTACAATTTTGTCAATTTATCAGTGTAAAAGAGGAGAGCAAAGGAGATATTGTTCTTGTTCTTGTTTCTGGGGGAAattaatgtttttaatatatatatttttttgttaagagaataataattatattgtTTGTTTCTAGTGTTAAATTGATGAAGAGAATAAGGCGATATTGTTTCGTTTCACAAAAGAAATCCTTGAAAGTGCCTTTAATTTGCTAAAACGTGTTTTTTAGATAAAACCAATTTACTAGGCTTATCAGTAATGCATTACagaatcaataaaatataCCAATAATGTAACTTATACATCTTCATAACATATGAAAGCAATGAAGAACGAATTTCAAACGCAAGTAACGAAACAATTTACAAATGGCAACTAATAATAGTTTAATATGTGATTGGAGGAATGTTTTTCTATGGCAAGTCAAGCTATATAATGTATTATTAACTTAACTTACaccacactcacacacatacATAGCTATAAACAGCAATTAATAACAATTATATAGGCATAATGCAATTTGAAATGCTTCGAGTGAAAAAATTCACCTAACAAATACATAAATTAATCTAATCTTATCCTGAAATAGAAGCAGCGCCAAAGGCTTCGTTTTGTGAACGtgttacaaataaaataaaacatttatgaaaattaaaaaacctctttttttcaatttttgcgATCTATTCTTTGTAATGCCATTAAAGTTTATAATGGTTACGCTTCTAATAGTGGCTTGAACATTTGTCGAGTTTTTCGCATTGGAAAGAACataaaaattaatcaaaatacaaatttacatattttccCATCCTAATTACTGGATGGTGATATCGCTGGAGGTTGGCTCAGTACTTTTGCTGACAAGAGTGCCTCCTTCGCGGGCACCAATTATGGTGTCCAGGATTATGGTCTTGGAGTTGTTCATGGTCTCCTCGAAGAACTTGGCATCGGCGTGCTTCTCCTCGGTGATATATTCCAGCTTCTCTGTCAGCATGGTGATCTTTTCCTTAGCCAACTCCAGCCTGCAatacaatataatattaatttggATAGTATAGTTTCGTGTATGGTATATCATTAAGAAACTTACTGATTCTTGAGATCCTCTATTCTGGGCTCAGGCTGTCCTGCCGAGTTCAGAGTTGTGGTGGACTGGAACTGGGACTGATTCTCGAAACAGAAGGAACCAATCGATCCGTTAAGAGAAGTACGACTCAGCGAACTGGCATAGTCGGCCATTCGCTGGGTGCGCTTCTTCTTGTCGGACTGCACATCGAGCTCCTTCTCCAGGTCCCTAATCTTCACCTCCAAACGGCTGATGCGGGCCTTTAGCTTTCCCATCTGCTCATGGGCGGCCTCGTTCTTGGTTCGCTCCGCCTCCAGACGTTCTCCCAGGGTTTTGGTCAGCAGCATTAGTTGGTTCTTCTCCACCTCGAGGGCATCCAGGATGCCCACAAATTCTTCCTGGAAGAATAACAAGGGATTGTTAGTCTAATgtgtttataataataattttaggTACTATTTGTTAGTGaagcaaaatatattttcttaatagATATGATTGGATTTAAAGTCTTCAGAAGAATAAATACAATTGTTTAGAAAGCACTATAATAAggtataatattttaaaagcttCTTATGTGTAATATCTAATAAGATAAGATACAAAATCATTATAATTACAGTTCAATTATAATACTCTTTACAATAGTTGAATTGTAGTTTGACTTGTcaagttataaaataaaggTTTCTATAGTTAACTTTCTTTCTCACTTAAAGCTAtctactttaaaaaatatataataattctTATAACTATAAATTCGTATTCTAATAGGATTACCCTTTAGTATAGCCTTACCTTTCGAAACTCGCGACAGGAGAAGAGGAATCCTCCGGAGAGGGCGCGCAGGTCCATCTGCAGTTTCTTGATCATGTCCTGCAGACTGGCCATGGCCACATCCTTCTGCTTGACCACCGACTGCAGCTCCAGATGCATACCACTCAGCTCCTCCATTTGGCGCCTCGAGAGATCCCGCTCCTCTGTAACCCGGATGAGTTCGCCGCGCATGTCGTCCAAACGGCTCTCGTACTGAATCCGCTGGCGGTTCAGTTTGTCGTTCATGGTATTGATATTGACGCCATTGAAGTCGGTCTGCTCCTCCAGCTCGTTGGAGCGCATCTTGTACTTGGTCATGTCCTCGTTCAGGGTCTTGTTCCTCACCTTCAAGGCGAGCGTCTTGCCGCGCTGCTCCTCCAGTTGGGCTTGCAGGCTGATGATCTCCTTTTCCAGAGATTCCACCTTGGCTCGGTGGAGAATCTCACTCTTTCGTACGCCCGGAGTGAAGCGATCAAAGCTGGCTCCACCATCGCCTCCACCCAATCTCTCCGAGCTGGCATGATGGGATCGGCAACTTCCGTTCACCAAATCTAAATTGGAGCCCAAGGGAACTGGGGCATATTCGGCGCGATCTGCAACCCTGTCCTCATAGGACTCCAGCCGTGCCTTGAGCTCCTGCACCTTTTGGGTGAGCGTGATGATCTGCTGGGCACGACCACGCCAATTGGCCTGATTGAGATTATTGGCCAGGATGTTGATGTTGACGCTCTCGCCGATCTCGTGCTGCAGGCATTTTTGGGCCAGTTTCAGTTGGGTCTGCAACTCGGTGTTCTTGTTGCGGGTTTCGAACAGCTTCTGCTGCATACTATTGATCTTGGCCTGGAGATCTTCGGCGGAGCATCCCTTCTTCAGCACCTCCTGATTGTGTTGATTCTTCTCCTCGTGGGCGCGTAGATCCTTTTCCAATTTCTCGATGTGGGCATCCTTTTTGGCCAGCCGATTCTTTGCCTGCTCCAATTCAGCGCGCACCTGGCGGTTCTTCTTACTCAACTCCAGAATCTTAGTGCTGGCTATGGATGAGTTGGAGCGCAGTTCATCTATGGGCACCGAGTTGAGTACGTCATTCAGCGAATCTACGGATTTCTTCAAGTCGAAAATCTCTTGATTCTTCTCCTGAATGGATTGGGCTAGGGATTGTTTCTCCTGCTCGCATTCGTTAAGCTTTCTGCGCAGCTTTTTGGCCTCCGGCTTTGGTGGCTTTGACTTTACCGCCGTGGTGGCCACCACCACATGGGCGGCGGCCATGGCTTCATGGTCATGCCGGCGACGTGAGGAACGATTGATCTTGGTCAGTCCCAGTCGCTCGTCCTCCGGAATGGCCAAATACTCATCCGGCAGCGTGTCCATCTCGCAATGGCTTCTAATTGTtcacataaatatatacacaaCCGAATCGAAAACAACTTCGTTGGCTGAGCGCAAATAATTTGTACGTGTGTCTGTGGGTGTTACGAAATATTCACAATTTTGGTTGTCGACAGTAGATCCTATGTTCTGGAAATTGTTCCCTCTTTTTGAAACAATCTAAGCAAAGGCAGGTTGTTGGGtctttaaaatgaaatgtatGTGTATTTATTCATGCTGCGCTGTTTTAGTACAAAATATTcacaaaaaaactaaaaaagaagaaaggacttatttaaaattcaaatttaaaatttataacgCTTAATAGCAGAGTTATGTACCATGGACTAAATCTGTAGTGAAGTCTTAAACCTTTTGTCCCCAAGCGATTTGGATATTTACTAGCTATTTTTTTtctacaattttaatttattagttAACTTTTACAGTGTAtcattacaatttttattatattatatattattatcttCAATATTAGGGTTATTTAAATGGAAAAAAGAGATTCAAAATTaccaattattttttaacgCATTTTAAATTAACTAAAATAGAAATAGTTTCGGATAGtactaaattttttttttaattttataagcTGTGAAgttaatttgtttttgatttgaaaattatttCGAGATCAAGTAATATATAATCTAGCTATTTTTCTTATTGGACTTGGCTCTTTTTCTCGGGCTGAAAGCTGGCAGCACTGACTTTGTGGTATTTTTTAGCGGTCAAGGTGCGGTCCTACTAAAGTGACGTGTAAGACACGAAAACAAGGAAAGATGGACGGATTTATGATGGTAAATTGCAAAATACACAAATTACTGGCTTAAATTCACAACCAAGATGTGCCGCAGGACATCATCAAGGGCATGTGTATCATGGACAACGACGGGAACCGCATCCTGGCCAAGTACTACGACAAGAACATACTGTCCACGTTGAAGGAGCAGAAGGCCTTCGAAAAGAATCTGTTCAACAAGACGCACCGCTCCAACACGGAGATCATCATGCTGGACGGGCTCACCTGCGTCTACAAGAGCAACGTGGACCTCTTCTTCTACGTGATGGGCAACGCCTACGAGAACGAGCTGATCCTGCTCTCCGTGCTCAACTGCCTCTACGACTCCATCAGCCTGATCCTCAAGAAGAATGTGGAGAAGCGCCTGGTGCTGGAGAACCTGGAGATCATCATGCTGGCCTTCGACGAGATCTGCGACGGAGGGTGGGTATATCCATATATCGCAAGTGATGGGAGGTATCAGATAGAATACTAGGAGCTACTA
Encoded here:
- the LOC119552766 gene encoding LIM and SH3 domain protein Lasp isoform X2, translating into MNKTCARCQKVVYPIEELKCLDKTWHKTCFKCTECGMTLNMKTYKGYNKMPYCEAHIPKAKATAIADTPELKRIAENTKIQSNVKYHADFEKAKGKFTQVADDPETLRIKQNTKHISNVAYHGDLEKKAAMEKQRGSAEVSDSSTSPIPPAVTTLHQQHQQQQQQLQQQQQQYQQHQQQLQQQQQHQHYLQQQQQTLPPPPIQHQQYNTAAITPTYQQLQQHQQHQQQQQQQQQQRAQQQLHDPYAHYQQPQALRQQQQQQLLQQQAIKQASHLYPTATSQQQQQHQQQQQMPPPQSNPANPQQQALNSYNEMRSAILQNSHHPSGNSVDQYDQPQQQQQQQHQQHNSNPTLVAAPQQHQQQQQSHHSLLNNNPSNGGISHSNHSNINNNGHGSQSQMLPPQMRRSAASVAYDGNNKQQQQQQVAPGAAGPGVAPNHLQQLYASPNYAAVTPSENSINVKQHASNGHVPNQQQQQQHVAGGSNIGKIADYDPLTDGPRVVPNAGRSSTTLVYSSEPRGIQGGNSVYPKRIGSVSDIDPANGIYGSMSAAEQAQQQQKHQQYYQQVQMMQQQEHPPQQQQMRQQPSYSSLQEKQSRQSTALRVYRAIYDYEAQDVDEVSFREGDVIFEVESIDSGWMTGRVERTGKTGMLPANYVEQAVI
- the LOC119552766 gene encoding LIM and SH3 domain protein Lasp isoform X1 — encoded protein: MNKTCARCQKVVYPIEELKCLDKTWHKTCFKCTECGMTLNMKTYKGYNKMPYCEAHIPKAKATAIADTPELKRIAENTKIQSNVKYHADFEKAKGKFTQVADDPETLRIKQNTKHISNVAYHGDLEKKAAMEKQRGSAEVSDSSNESEYFSEQLAAEQFSQYAPTASPIPPAVTTLHQQHQQQQQQLQQQQQQYQQHQQQLQQQQQHQHYLQQQQQTLPPPPIQHQQYNTAAITPTYQQLQQHQQHQQQQQQQQQQRAQQQLHDPYAHYQQPQALRQQQQQQLLQQQAIKQASHLYPTATSQQQQQHQQQQQMPPPQSNPANPQQQALNSYNEMRSAILQNSHHPSGNSVDQYDQPQQQQQQQHQQHNSNPTLVAAPQQHQQQQQSHHSLLNNNPSNGGISHSNHSNINNNGHGSQSQMLPPQMRRSAASVAYDGNNKQQQQQQVAPGAAGPGVAPNHLQQLYASPNYAAVTPSENSINVKQHASNGHVPNQQQQQQHVAGGSNIGKIADYDPLTDGPRVVPNAGRSSTTLVYSSEPRGIQGGNSVYPKRIGSVSDIDPANGIYGSMSAAEQAQQQQKHQQYYQQVQMMQQQEHPPQQQQMRQQPSYSSLQEKQSRQSTALRVYRAIYDYEAQDVDEVSFREGDVIFEVESIDSGWMTGRVERTGKTGMLPANYVEQAVI
- the LOC119552766 gene encoding LIM and SH3 domain protein Lasp isoform X3; translated protein: MNKTCARCQKVVYPIEELKCLDKTWHKTCFKCTECGMTLNMKTYKGYNKMPYCEAHIPKAKATAIADTPELKRIAENTKIQSNVKYHADFEKAKGKFTQVADDPETLRIKQNTKHISNVAYHGDLEKKAAMEKQRGSAEVSDSSTTSQQQQQHQQQQQMPPPQSNPANPQQQALNSYNEMRSAILQNSHHPSGNSVDQYDQPQQQQQQQHQQHNSNPTLVAAPQQHQQQQQSHHSLLNNNPSNGGISHSNHSNINNNGHGSQSQMLPPQMRRSAASVAYDGNNKQQQQQQVAPGAAGPGVAPNHLQQLYASPNYAAVTPSENSINVKQHASNGHVPNQQQQQQHVAGGSNIGKIADYDPLTDGPRVVPNAGRSSTTLVYSSEPRGIQGGNSVYPKRIGSVSDIDPANGIYGSMSAAEQAQQQQKHQQYYQQVQMMQQQEHPPQQQQMRQQPSYSSLQEKQSRQSTALRVYRAIYDYEAQDVDEVSFREGDVIFEVESIDSGWMTGRVERTGKTGMLPANYVEQAVI
- the LOC119552766 gene encoding LIM and SH3 domain protein Lasp isoform X4, whose protein sequence is MNKTCARCQKVVYPIEELKCLDKTWHKTCFKCTECGMTLNMKTYKGYNKMPYCEAHIPKAKATAIADTPELKRIAENTKIQSNVKYHADFEKAKGKFTQVADDPETLRIKQNTKHISNVAYHGDLEKKAAMEKQRGSAEVSDSSSNSVYPKRIGSVSDIDPANGIYGSMSAAEQAQQQQKHQQYYQQVQMMQQQEHPPQQQQMRQQPSYSSLQEKQSRQSTALRVYRAIYDYEAQDVDEVSFREGDVIFEVESIDSGWMTGRVERTGKTGMLPANYVEQAVI
- the LOC119552770 gene encoding pre-mRNA-splicing regulator female-lethal(2)D is translated as MFYYCCCRQQFVVILVCLLYILLVLAFFVNVFIADRNMHANLMMRNGRHGLHGGGGGGVGVPPPAGMHPGHHNPYDMHGYNHYSNYHPQVDPKQQQQEMAKKTPQQQAEQDIYYYFNHVFRRRRRRRR
- the LOC119552767 gene encoding coiled-coil domain-containing protein 13, with translation MDTLPDEYLAIPEDERLGLTKINRSSRRRHDHEAMAAAHVVVATTAVKSKPPKPEAKKLRRKLNECEQEKQSLAQSIQEKNQEIFDLKKSVDSLNDVLNSVPIDELRSNSSIASTKILELSKKNRQVRAELEQAKNRLAKKDAHIEKLEKDLRAHEEKNQHNQEVLKKGCSAEDLQAKINSMQQKLFETRNKNTELQTQLKLAQKCLQHEIGESVNINILANNLNQANWRGRAQQIITLTQKVQELKARLESYEDRVADRAEYAPVPLGSNLDLVNGSCRSHHASSERLGGGDGGASFDRFTPGVRKSEILHRAKVESLEKEIISLQAQLEEQRGKTLALKVRNKTLNEDMTKYKMRSNELEEQTDFNGVNINTMNDKLNRQRIQYESRLDDMRGELIRVTEERDLSRRQMEELSGMHLELQSVVKQKDVAMASLQDMIKKLQMDLRALSGGFLFSCREFRKEEFVGILDALEVEKNQLMLLTKTLGERLEAERTKNEAAHEQMGKLKARISRLEVKIRDLEKELDVQSDKKKRTQRMADYASSLSRTSLNGSIGSFCFENQSQFQSTTTLNSAGQPEPRIEDLKNQLELAKEKITMLTEKLEYITEEKHADAKFFEETMNNSKTIILDTIIGAREGGTLVSKSTEPTSSDITIQ
- the LOC119553350 gene encoding coatomer subunit zeta-1 — protein: MDGFMMDIIKGMCIMDNDGNRILAKYYDKNILSTLKEQKAFEKNLFNKTHRSNTEIIMLDGLTCVYKSNVDLFFYVMGNAYENELILLSVLNCLYDSISLILKKNVEKRLVLENLEIIMLAFDEICDGGIILDADPSSVVKRVDLRNDDIPIAEQTVAQVLQSAREQLKWSILK